One region of Callithrix jacchus isolate 240 chromosome 16, calJac240_pri, whole genome shotgun sequence genomic DNA includes:
- the AARD gene encoding alanine- and arginine-rich domain-containing protein — MDPGDSDRSRRRISREFQGLPGRGELWFSPRPASGFPGDRRSTDVQEASPLLEDLRQRLTRAFQWAIQRRASRRAQEAAAVAALEEQSRAREEVTLAGQRAKLVEMHFQNHQLARTLLDLNMKVQQLKKECELGFTSDSQSQKDNTANSK, encoded by the exons ATGGACCCGGGGGACTCTGATCGCAGCAGAAGGAGAATTTCCCGGGAGTTCCAGGGACTCCCAGGTAGAGGGGAGCTTTGGTTCTCACCTCGTCCCGCGAGCGGCTTCCCCGGGGACCGCAGGAGCACGGACGTCCAGGAGGCCAGCCCGCTGCTGGAGGACCTCAGACAACGGCTGACGCGCGCCTTCCAGTGGGCGATTCAGCGCAGGGCCTCGAGGCGCGCGCAGgaggcggcggcggtggcggcgctGGAGGAGCAGAGCCGGGCGCGCGAGGAGGTCACCCTCGCCGGGCAGCGGGCGAAGCTG gtGGAAATGCATTTTCAAAACCACCAGTTGGCTAGAACTTTACTGGACCTAAACATGAAGGTGCAGCAATTAAAGAAGGAGTGTGAACTGGGATTTACATCAGACTCTCAAAGCCAGAAAGATAATACTGCAAATTCAaaataa